The following coding sequences are from one Leptospira mayottensis 200901116 window:
- the rpmJ gene encoding 50S ribosomal protein L36, protein MKVRTSVKKICSSCKVIRRKGVIRVICTNPKHKQRQA, encoded by the coding sequence ATGAAAGTAAGAACATCAGTTAAGAAGATCTGCTCTAGCTGCAAGGTTATCAGAAGAAAAGGTGTGATCCGAGTGATTTGCACCAATCCTAAACACAAACAAAGGCAAGCATAA
- the infA gene encoding translation initiation factor IF-1: protein MAKEEAITVDGTVLEPLPNAMFRVELENGHKVLAHISGKMRMHYIRILPGDKVTVELSPYDLSKGRITYRKK, encoded by the coding sequence GTGGCAAAGGAAGAAGCGATCACAGTCGATGGCACCGTACTTGAGCCCCTGCCCAACGCGATGTTCCGAGTAGAACTGGAAAATGGCCACAAGGTTTTGGCCCATATTTCCGGAAAGATGAGAATGCACTATATCCGGATTTTACCGGGTGATAAAGTTACGGTGGAGCTCTCCCCTTATGACCTTTCTAAGGGAAGAATTACCTACCGCAAAAAATAG
- the secY gene encoding preprotein translocase subunit SecY, which translates to MLTTFKNIFKIPELRQKIIFTLSMLLLFRMGTHITIPGINPVVVAGIANDPSSEGLLGMVDLFAGGALLKFSIFALGIMPYISSSIVMQLFMVLVPSLQKLQKEGEEGRKKIGQYTKYGTVILCAIQSLAVIQLAKGWSTGTEMEPARYPGLINSSVVPYFYLIGILSITTGTVLLIWLGEQITERGIGNGISLLIFAGIIGRLPESMVQLFSTDTMDALNVLILLILFILLISLTVLLTQGVRKVPLQYGKQMVGRKMVQAKSQSIPFKVNGANVMPIIFASSLILFPQTIIQWLSSSSEQWAGWAIIMDFFNPFSQIWYHALFYYVIYTSLIIFFAYFYTAIQFNPAELAENLKKYGGFIPGIRPGSHTKEYIEKVLNRITLPGAMFLAGLALAPYIIIKFLDLSSNSGGGSLVYTFGGTSLLIMVGVALETLKQIESQLLMRNYEGFMKKSKIKGRS; encoded by the coding sequence AACCCGGTTGTGGTTGCGGGAATCGCAAACGATCCATCTTCCGAAGGACTTCTCGGAATGGTGGATCTTTTTGCAGGTGGAGCCTTGTTGAAATTCTCCATTTTCGCTCTTGGAATTATGCCTTACATTTCCTCTTCGATCGTAATGCAATTGTTTATGGTCCTTGTTCCTTCCCTTCAAAAACTTCAAAAAGAAGGAGAAGAAGGAAGAAAAAAGATCGGTCAATACACAAAATACGGAACCGTGATTCTTTGTGCAATCCAGTCTTTGGCTGTGATCCAACTTGCAAAGGGTTGGTCTACCGGAACTGAAATGGAGCCTGCACGTTATCCTGGTTTGATCAATTCTTCCGTAGTACCTTATTTCTATTTAATCGGTATTTTATCCATTACGACCGGAACTGTTCTTTTGATCTGGCTCGGAGAGCAAATCACGGAACGCGGAATCGGAAACGGAATTTCTCTTTTGATCTTTGCGGGGATCATCGGAAGACTTCCAGAATCTATGGTTCAACTTTTTTCCACAGATACGATGGATGCGTTGAATGTTCTTATCCTTTTAATTCTTTTTATTCTTCTCATTTCCTTAACCGTTTTGTTAACGCAAGGCGTAAGAAAAGTTCCGCTTCAGTACGGAAAACAAATGGTGGGAAGAAAAATGGTTCAGGCGAAAAGCCAGTCCATCCCTTTCAAAGTGAACGGCGCAAACGTAATGCCGATCATCTTTGCTTCTTCTTTGATTCTATTCCCTCAGACCATCATTCAGTGGTTGTCTTCTAGTAGTGAACAGTGGGCGGGTTGGGCGATCATCATGGACTTTTTCAATCCATTTTCCCAAATCTGGTATCACGCATTGTTCTACTATGTAATCTATACTTCTTTGATTATTTTCTTTGCATACTTTTATACTGCAATTCAGTTCAACCCTGCTGAGTTGGCGGAGAACTTGAAGAAATATGGCGGGTTCATTCCTGGAATTCGTCCCGGCTCTCATACGAAAGAATATATTGAGAAAGTGTTAAATAGAATCACTCTTCCGGGTGCGATGTTTCTTGCGGGATTGGCTCTGGCTCCTTACATCATCATCAAGTTTCTGGATTTAAGTTCCAACTCCGGAGGAGGATCTCTGGTTTATACGTTTGGTGGAACTTCCCTCTTGATTATGGTAGGGGTTGCGCTTGAGACTCTGAAACAGATCGAGTCTCAACTTTTGATGAGAAATTACGAAGGCTTCATGAAGAAGTCTAAAATTAAGGGAAGGTCTTAA
- a CDS encoding adenylate kinase: MGPPGAGKGTQAKILCARLSIPQISTGDILREAVKNQTPMGVEAKRYMDAGDLVPDSVVIGIIKDRIREADCKNGFLLDGFPRTVEQADALDALLKNEGKSIDKAINLEVPDGELLKRLLGRAEIEGRADDNEATIKNRLDNYNKKTLPLLDFYAAQKKLSQVNGVGTLEEVTSLIQKELA, from the coding sequence ATGGGACCTCCCGGGGCTGGAAAAGGTACGCAAGCAAAGATTCTTTGCGCAAGGCTTTCTATCCCTCAGATTTCCACGGGAGATATTTTACGCGAGGCCGTAAAAAATCAAACACCGATGGGAGTCGAAGCAAAACGTTATATGGATGCAGGTGATCTGGTTCCCGATTCTGTTGTGATCGGAATCATCAAAGACCGCATTCGTGAAGCGGATTGTAAAAACGGATTTTTGTTGGATGGATTCCCGAGAACCGTGGAACAAGCGGATGCTTTGGATGCTCTTCTGAAAAACGAAGGTAAGTCCATCGATAAAGCAATCAATCTTGAGGTTCCGGATGGAGAACTTTTGAAAAGGTTACTGGGCCGTGCGGAGATCGAAGGTCGCGCGGACGACAACGAAGCGACGATCAAAAATCGTCTGGATAATTATAACAAGAAGACTTTACCTCTTCTGGATTTTTACGCGGCACAAAAGAAGCTCTCTCAAGTGAACGGCGTCGGGACCCTCGAAGAAGTGACTTCTTTGATTCAAAAGGAGCTAGCGTAA